Within the Miscanthus floridulus cultivar M001 chromosome 2, ASM1932011v1, whole genome shotgun sequence genome, the region ATAATTTTATTGATGGTGGGCCATATGTTTAGGCTGAGCAGAATCTTGGCCAGTGTAACAACTACTACTATTCAGGCTGCACAGCCTTGCCCATTCGTGGCCACTAGGTTTATCTCAGCAAGTTGACCTAGAGTGTTTTCCCTTATCAGCAGTAATTGATCATATTAGTACAATAAATTTGCGTTTTATTCTAAAAAACTAGAATCAATACGATGAAATAGTAGAATATCACACAAGCTGACAAGTATTTAACCCAATTTATTAGTTCTTCATGTGCCAAACTTTTGAGACTACGGATAATAACCTTGCAACTACATAATTACACGTGTTCGAGAAAAACAACATATTTATACATCTACTATTATCTCAACACTAAACAATTCAAAAAAACTTACATGGATTGAAGACTTGCAGTTATTAGAAAGTTACATCGCTGATACATGTTTAGATGTGTAGTATAGTGTGTATTTTCCCTCTCCTAGAGGGGAGTTTCTGCTTAGGTTACATGTGCATCTATCGCCACTTGGCAATGGGAATATATCTGAGTTTCATATTCCTGATTCTTTTTTGTAACTGCTTTTTCTTGTCCCTACGTCATTTTGAACTTATGTTGTGTTTTGAGTTTCTTTTCAACCTCCTGTTGCCATGGGGACCTTGTTAATTATTGCATTTTATTTCAGAGTTTTAATGTTACCGACAGAGATTTAGATGATTTTTTCGGTGGACCAGCTTTCCTGGCTTGGGCTAGAATGGGGAACTTGCATGGGTAAGTAACAGTTCTCCTGCGTGTTCGGAAAAAAAAACTGTATAAAATAGACGAGGCTACATTCTCTGATATAGGTGTTTGTTTATTAGATCAGATAGCATGATGAATTATCCTTATGCTTAAAAAATAAGGAGCCATATTCTTGTTTAAAAGTGTCGAAGATGTATCTTTAGGAGGTGTTCACTGTTTGGGATTTTGGTAGTGGAACTCTGTTTTGCTGCATTGAATACAGATTATTAAAAGTTTCTCTTCCTGCTTGTTTCTCTCTGCATATCATTGTTCCCATTTCATGTGACCAAAGATTCATTCTAACTTAACTATAGCATTGACCACAACATTGCAGTTGTTTATAGTACTTAACTAGTTAACTTTGTATGATATTAAGACTTTTTGGAGATGATCATTTGTACATATCTGACATAAAAAGTAATGAATTTATAATTCTTCAATTTCTTTAGCTGGGGTGGACCACTGTCACAAAACTGGTTGGATCAACAATTGGCATTGCAGAAGAAAATACTATCCCGGATGATTGAGCTTGGGATGGTCCCTGGTACGTTTTTGTTTTATTTTCCAAAAGTACTATTCTTCAACCTTTAACATACGCCATTGCATTTATACCACCTTTCCATCCTTTTTTAGCAATGTGTTTTTTACATGAAGTCAAAAGATCAATGGATATTCTATTACTACAGTGGGTTAAATACTGTTTCAAGTTATACTTATGACGCACTACTACTTTACAGTTCTTCCATCGTTCTCAGGAAATGTTCCAGCTGTTTTCGCAAAATTATTTCCATCAGCCAACATTACCCGGCTTGGTGATTGGTAACATACTTTCTTATATCGTTTGTACCAATATCTTCTGAAAATTTGTGCTAGCTTAGGCAGTAGTTATGGTGACCAAGTCCAAACTTACTGGTGATCGTATTCATAATGCCTCTTGAAACGTAACTTCCGTGAAGTCCTAGGACTGTAGCACATCTGGAAGAATGTAATTAACAAGAAGGTTTCAGACTCACTCTTCTTAACATGCAATAGTTACAAacattttatagttgggttaACACTATATAGGGCTGCTGGCACGATTGCAAGCCAACAACTTATTTGTAAGGGGCAATATATGCATACATGACCTGATATCTTTACACGATATGTTTTTATATCCTCATTTTTCAAGGAAAAAAGTGCAGTTTTGACTCAACTTCTTCGCACTAGACTGTAGAAATCTTAAGACAAAATTTGCTACAGGACGTAAACTGATGTCGAGCTGCCTGCGGACACAAAAAAGTGCTACATGCTGGCAGTCACTGTCAATGTGAGAATTTGCTAGAAGACACCGCGTCCATTAAAATAATCATTTCCAACCCTAGAGGAGAAGGTGTCTTCCAGCAAATTATCACATTGCCAGAGTGACTGACAGTATTTAACTATTTATCAATTTTTTATATGTCTGCAGGCTGCTCGACATCAGTTTTTGTGTCCTGTAGCAAATTTTGCCAAGTCTTAAACATATCAAGTCTGTGTACTGCAAGTGCTTGTGTGCCTGATTTCAACATGAAAGTATCAGTTGATTAGCATTTCATGTTTTCAGTTATAGAACTTCTTACTAAAAATATCTTATGTTGTTTTGATTTTCTACGTGATATTTTCTACTTCAGGAATACAGTTGATGCTAATCCTAAGTGGTGCTGCACTTATCTTCTTGATCCTTCTGATTCATTGTTTATAGATGTGGGGCAGGCTTTTATCAGGCAACAGATAAAAGGTATATACCTGCCTTTTTTGTGCAAGATATGATCATAGGAAACTTGAATTTGTTCTGAAGTTTCTGGATCAAATAAATCAATTAATAAGAATGCACTTTTGATGTATGTTTTTGTGATCTTTATATAAGGTTtcatattctttcttttttgaacTTTTCTGGATTTTTGCAGAGTACGGCGATGTAACCAACATCTATAACTGGTAAGGCCTACTAATCTACTTCTTTGAAATGTCGCCTCAATGCATTCTGTGATTGCGCTGTGTATCCTTTGCATGTTGGGTCACAACACTTGGCTGTTGTATGCTTAGTGGGAATGGTTAATCTTTCCTTGTCAGTTATGGAGATGATCCGTTGATTGTTAACAAAGAATATGTTCAAGAACATTTTGACTCTTGGTTGCTGGAAACTTTAAGAACAGTTTGACATTATAAAATATTTCATACCAGTTTAGTTTTGTAGAAAGggatttttttctcgaacacgcaggagagctgcgtatcattatattaaaaaactcgacctgcagggggtaagacagcccccgggcattgcattaagaagacaaccttctcacgcaggtcgagaaaacccccgaacccctgccCACCCATACACATCGGCACTGTAGCCCATGTTAGAACGACCACGACCGGGCCGGGCCTTAGACCTATGCTTTGGCATGgaacagacgaggggattttttttaaccccagcctgaAAATTCGCTCCCATGGGGAGTCGAACTCAGGGCCCGAGGAGTGCTACTCAAGCCACCTAACAACTCAGCTAGAGGcccttgaaaaaaaaaaacaccgaCACCTTAATACTCACAGATACACCTTAAATGTTGAAAATATGAAGGGAAAATCTCAACAATCCACCTGCATGGTTGTTCCTAAGTTGTAAACAATGAAGCAAATGCTTTAGATTTGGAAGACGTCTCAGGAGAATGCCCACTATATCCTGATGGGTTCAGATATTCTATGTTTTTTCTCATGGGTCATGACGAACTGTAGATGAAACGAATGCTTTGATGAACAGGTTAAGAATATAGGGACACGATGATATATGAAAATAGAAACGTATTGGGACTTGGGAGACATCCATTTAATATGCATATTAGAAACGAATATGCATACATATATCCATATTATATGTTTTAATGGACACGGATTCAGATAATTCGGGTTTTTAAACATCCATTTCCACCCCCTAGTGATTAGGATGATTGATGTTGAGTCATTATAGGCAAGGATCACAACTGATTGGTTCTGTTTATATAAGCCATACCCAAGGTcatccttgcctatatatgtgTAATCTTTCACCCTCCATAATCAATCTATCAATTCCGTGCCATATTCTTGCTTACAGATATTCGTTTCAAAAAAATTCTTGCTTACAGATACATATCGTCCTGTTTAAGGTATTGATAGTGGATAGTTCAAAATTCCTGATTTATTGGTTATGCATTATGTCATTCTGCTCATGTCATTGGCTAGTGGCTTAGCATGCTTTTGGGCATCCTGTGTATATTCTTGTGCTCACTTGCTGTGTCTACTTTCTACATCATGTACACATTGCACATTTTACAGTTATGGTTGTTACTTTCAGTGACACATTCAATGAGAATACCCCACCAACAGATGAACCAGCATATATTTCATCACTTGGTTCTGCTATCTACGAAGCAATGTCCCGAGGTAACAAGAATGCAGTGTGGTTAATGCAGGTGTGCTCACTCTTCTTTTACCTTTGAAATGTAAAAACATTCTTCATTTTATCATTTTCTGTTGTGATAGCAACCATATATCCTCTAGACGGTAGTAACTTGTCCAGTTAACAAGATGGAGCGCAGAGTACAATATAAAGAAATACACCATACGATCAAACATTGTCCATAGGAAGTACAATATATGACTATATGAGCTACTATTATTTATAGTGGCTCATtccttgttctttttttttaaaaaaattatgtatCAAGTCTTACATGGTGTCTTTGAATAGAGAAAAATCTTGCATTTTCTTTATCAGACATCATTATATGAACACATAATTGGAAATATTTAACTTTACTTTGTGCTTATCAATGCAGGGTTGGTTATTCTACTCAGATGCTGCATTCTGGAAGGAGCCACAAATGAAAGTAAGCTCAAGTCTTGTCTTCATTGAGTTTCACTTTGAACAGTCAAATAAATGTGATAACTCATAGAATTAGAATGAAGGTTAATGCATATGTTCTTTGTCCTTTTAACACCTATTTACAAATAGGTTAACCTGCCCCTTTTAACTTTCAGGCACTACTTCACTCTGTTCCAATTGGTAAGATGATAGTTCTCGATTTATTTGCTGATGTGAAGCCCATTTGGAAAATGTCCTCTCAGTTCTACGGCGTACCATACATCTGGTATGTCATGTTTTAGCAACCCATCCCATCCTGTAATTCCAGACCATTATTTTTGTATTCTCATTGTCAATTTAAAATATGAATATAATTCCTGATTTTCAACCATATTTACTGATTATTTTGCTCAATCTAGGTGCATGTTACACAACTTTGGTGGGAACATTGAAATGTATGGCATACTTGATTCAGTTTCATCTGGCCCCGTTGATGCCCGTACAAGTTACAATTCAACAATGGTAAGTGCAAATTTTGTCCTATGGAGCAAACATTTCATTTTCATGTGTGAGTTGAAAATCTTTACCGTCTGCTGTTTCAATGTTGAAGTGAATcaatccctccctctctctctcttgctggAGTTCTGTGCTCCAGTGGCGGAGATAAAGCCAGGCCAAAGGGGGCCATGACCCCTCTTCATTCTTTAAATTTCTTAAGGAATCACCTCATCCTGGGTAACAACAGAGTATGGTTTACATAGCTTGGCCTCCTGTACATCTACCATCATGCTCCATCGCTTCTGTGCTTGTTGTTCTTCTTGATTGATCGTTCATCTTTATGATATGCATGTGTTTCAGAACTGATGTATTTTCAGTGCTGTATCTAATCCAACTACTTATGCAGTGTTTGACTCTTGCTCTTCTCTAGATTGGTGTTGGCATGTGCATGGAGGGAATAGAGCACAATCCAGTTGTTTATGAACTTATGTCTGAAATGGCATTTCATAATAAGAATGTTGAGGTTGAGGTAAATAGTACAAATGTAAACCTAGCCTTTACGAATTATGATTTACTGCTATTCTCATTTCTTCGTTTTGGAACTATTACAGCTGTATAGACTCTATAGAGTTTGAGGTCCCATTGTAGACATAGTTTGCACTTTATATATACATAATTATAGGGTACGTTCTATTCATGCACCACTACATAAATTTTAAATACTTATGATAACCAATCTAGTCAAAAGATAACTAGCTGCTGAAAGTTCTTTCCCTTCATGTGATTTCAGTGAGATCCAGGATTAATTGAAGTTTTCTGTCTTGAGTTAAATGTTGACCTGTGCAGTCAAAGAAGGATTGCCAAAAATACCATACTTTGTAATTTGTGTAGTTTCTTGGTAGATATGCTTTGTGCGACCTTGTTTACATGAGGTGAATGAAGTACAGACTGTGCTACAGATAGTATTTGTCTCTTTCCTTCAGCAGCAGACTTGATATGGCTATTATTTTATAATCGTCTAACATCTTGACCGCAGGTTTTGCTTTGATAGGTTGATTACCATCTAACATTTGTTCCATAACCTTCCAGGATTGGTTAAAAACATACTCCTATAGGAGATATGGTCAAGCAAATGCTGAAATAGAGAAAGCTTGGAGATATTTGTATCATACAATATACAATTGCACTGATGGAATTGCGGTGTGATTTCAAACGAGCTCCTTTGTTGCAACTATCCAGAGCCTGTCCCTAGAATAATATATCCTTTCATATTTTGGTTGCAGGATCATAATAAAGACTATATAGTTGAATTTCCAGACATAAGTCCCAGCTCAGTTAGTTCTCAGCTTTCTAAACGAAGGGGTATGTCAATTATGAGAAACCATAGGAGGTTTTTCTTAAGTGAGGTGTCTGGAAGCCTACCACATCCGCATCTATGGTATTCTACGAAGGAGGCCATCAAAGCCCTTGAACTATTTCTTGATGCAGGAAGCGTATTTTCAAAAAGTCTCACATATAGGTACAATATGCAACTTTCTTTTAAGTCTTGAGATTAGTCTGTTCTTATTTTCAGCTATTGCCAGCCAACTCTATTCCTGCAGTTACAGTTGTCAATGATTTAAGTGCCAAATCAGGGTACCAAGTGAacactaattttttttctttgttttctgGTCTAATGAGTAAAACTAATTATGCTTCTTAGGAATGTCTTATTGCTTTAACTGATTATTACTGCTGGGTGATAACTTTTACCTCAGGTATGACCTTGTCGACCTAACTAGGCAGTACCTATCCAAACTAGCAAATGAAGTGTATCTTGATGCTCTGAGTTCGTACCAAAAGAAAGATTCAAATGGCCTGAATTCTCACACGAGGAAATTTCTTGAGATCATCGTGGATATTGATACACTACTAGCTGCTGATGATAACTTTCTGCTGGGCCCCTGGCTGGAAAGTGCAAAAAGCCTTGCTATAACTGAAAAGGAACGCCAGCAGGTATGTTACACATGCATTCTTCATCTAATATCTGGACCCTAGACAATCCCCCCCTTTTTTGTTATTGAGGACTGAATTGAACTTTTTTACCAGTACGAATGGAACGCCAGAACACAGGTGACGATGTGGTATGACAACACAGAGACCGAGCAGAGTAAACTGCATGACTACGGTAATGCCTAGTAGTACAATAGTTTGTTAGTTGATACCTACTAGCTATATGGTTCAGCTTTGCGTTACTAATGTTCTTCTCCATAATCACCAAATTACCAGCCAATAAGTTTTGGAGCGGGCTGCTGAAGAGCTATTACCTTCCAAGGGCATCAAAATACTTCGCCTACTTAACAAGGAGCCTGCAAGAGAACCAGAGCTTCCAGCTGGAGGAGTGGAGGAAGGATTGGATCTCATATTCCAACGAGTGGCAGTCCGGGAAGGAGGTGTACGCCGTGAAGGCCACGGGTGATGCTTTGGCCATTGCCAGGTCACTGTACAGAAAATACTTGAGGTCTTGAGCTAGTCGCCGCTGACAGGGCCTTGGAATCTTTGTTGCCGGGGAGTAATAATGCACGGATGTGACAAGTGGACATGAATTGATTGTCTGTGTAATTGtgttcttcagcaagttaccTGTTAAAACAGGAGTAGATGCACTCGTGCCGTGCCCTTCGCAAATTGCAACGGATGCTACGAAGGCAGGGGTCGTCCACTCGCCGCCA harbors:
- the LOC136530995 gene encoding alpha-N-acetylglucosaminidase-like isoform X1, which produces MRPSPPRRLPLAPFLLLLTLLSPPRAAAAAGGPSAWVALRGAAGSRKASPAEQEAAAAGLLRRLLPSHAGSFSFRIDSKGGVCGQSSCFRISNVIGGPGKGGAEILIQGTTGVELASGLHWYLKYWCGAHISWDKTGGAQLASIPSPGSLPRVQGKGAKIERPVPWNYYQNVVTSSYSFVWWDWKRWEKEIDWMALQGINLPLAFTGQESIWQKVFKSFNVTDRDLDDFFGGPAFLAWARMGNLHGWGGPLSQNWLDQQLALQKKILSRMIELGMVPVLPSFSGNVPAVFAKLFPSANITRLGDWNTVDANPKWCCTYLLDPSDSLFIDVGQAFIRQQIKEYGDVTNIYNCDTFNENTPPTDEPAYISSLGSAIYEAMSRGNKNAVWLMQGWLFYSDAAFWKEPQMKALLHSVPIGKMIVLDLFADVKPIWKMSSQFYGVPYIWCMLHNFGGNIEMYGILDSVSSGPVDARTSYNSTMIGVGMCMEGIEHNPVVYELMSEMAFHNKNVEVEDWLKTYSYRRYGQANAEIEKAWRYLYHTIYNCTDGIADHNKDYIVEFPDISPSSVSSQLSKRRGMSIMRNHRRFFLSEVSGSLPHPHLWYSTKEAIKALELFLDAGSVFSKSLTYRYDLVDLTRQYLSKLANEVYLDALSSYQKKDSNGLNSHTRKFLEIIVDIDTLLAADDNFLLGPWLESAKSLAITEKERQQYEWNARTQVTMWYDNTETEQSKLHDYANKFWSGLLKSYYLPRASKYFAYLTRSLQENQSFQLEEWRKDWISYSNEWQSGKEVYAVKATGDALAIARSLYRKYLRS
- the LOC136530995 gene encoding alpha-N-acetylglucosaminidase-like isoform X2, which translates into the protein MSSLLAHSIDSFVWWDWKRWEKEIDWMALQGINLPLAFTGQESIWQKVFKSFNVTDRDLDDFFGGPAFLAWARMGNLHGWGGPLSQNWLDQQLALQKKILSRMIELGMVPVLPSFSGNVPAVFAKLFPSANITRLGDWNTVDANPKWCCTYLLDPSDSLFIDVGQAFIRQQIKEYGDVTNIYNCDTFNENTPPTDEPAYISSLGSAIYEAMSRGNKNAVWLMQGWLFYSDAAFWKEPQMKALLHSVPIGKMIVLDLFADVKPIWKMSSQFYGVPYIWCMLHNFGGNIEMYGILDSVSSGPVDARTSYNSTMIGVGMCMEGIEHNPVVYELMSEMAFHNKNVEVEDWLKTYSYRRYGQANAEIEKAWRYLYHTIYNCTDGIADHNKDYIVEFPDISPSSVSSQLSKRRGMSIMRNHRRFFLSEVSGSLPHPHLWYSTKEAIKALELFLDAGSVFSKSLTYRYDLVDLTRQYLSKLANEVYLDALSSYQKKDSNGLNSHTRKFLEIIVDIDTLLAADDNFLLGPWLESAKSLAITEKERQQYEWNARTQVTMWYDNTETEQSKLHDYANKFWSGLLKSYYLPRASKYFAYLTRSLQENQSFQLEEWRKDWISYSNEWQSGKEVYAVKATGDALAIARSLYRKYLRS